From Fundulus heteroclitus isolate FHET01 chromosome 5, MU-UCD_Fhet_4.1, whole genome shotgun sequence, a single genomic window includes:
- the LOC105939592 gene encoding protein GPR108 gives MAVAHLNGCGAVMALVVLLSGCNARIHKLSLKNETRFTVDLNNFGFFANGTLDVSLSSLWLDETLVNYNLYPVGFSLSRSRVNKVLSYTAEETETCPLTITKPTGDEPLILFLIDIKNLRVNVSAMGVQDNVLIAKAKSGEAKEKRVVRESAPENEPKPGDQPEAKSSQTEEQKEGKKEEAPADQQKEQQPEEKPNPVGEAKKVEGTTFLLNKTTKPVLALDKTNGFYNFSFQLVVGPNAEGLYSLRFHYCQNRSPGNKRPYSLTVDVIERNPGSYLSAAEIPLSRLYIYMAGVFFTAAMVWVYTLMKHRYSVFKIHWLMAALAFTKSTSLVFHSINYHFINTEGHPIEGWAVMYYITHLLKGALLFITLALIGTGWAFVKYILSDKEKKIFMIVIPLQVLANVAYIIIESTEEGSSEYYLWKEILFLVDLICCGAILFPVVWSIRHLQEASSTDGKAAMNLEKLKLFRHYYVMIVCYIYFTRIIAILLKITMPFQWQWCYEFLVEVSTLFFFVLTGYKFRPASNNPYLQLPQDEEDVEMDEVVTESGVLEGISKVKKTSNGRERQKEPAL, from the exons ATGGCTGTGGCGCATCTGAACGGCTGCGGGGCGGTAATGGCGCTGGTGGTACTGCTGTCGGGGTGCAACGCCAGGATACACAAGCTCAGCCTGAAG aatgaaACACGGTTCACTGTTGATCTCAACAATTTTGGTTTCTTTGCAAACGGAACTCTGGATGTGAGCCTGTCTTCCCTGTGGCTCGACGAAACACTTGTCAACTACAACCTCTATCCA GTTGGTTTTAGCCTGTCCAGGTCACGGGTCAATAAAGTGTTATCCTACACA GCTGAGGAGACTGAGACGTGCCCGCTCACGATAACAAAGCCAACCGGTGATGAGCCTCTCATTCTCTTTCTCATTGACATCAAGAATCTGAG AGTCAACGTGAGCGCCATGGGTGTTCAAGATAATGTCCTGATCGCCAAAGCCAAGTCGGGTGAAGCGAAAG AAAAAAGGGTTGTTAGAGAGAGTGCTCCTGAAAATGAGCCGAAACCAGGTGACCAACCGGAGGCAAAGTCAAGCCAGACAGAAGAGcaaaaagaaggtaaaaaggAAGAGGCACCGGCGGATCAACAGAAGGAACAGCAGCCAGAAGAAAAGCCAAACCCTGTTGGGGAAGCTAAGAAAGTGGAGGGAACCACATTCCTG CTGAACAAGACAACCAAGCCAGTTTTAGCCCTGGACAAAACTAATGGCTTCTACAACTTCAGC TTCCAGTTGGTGGTTGGCCCAAATGCAGAAGGTCTTTACAGCCTAAGGTTCCACTACTGTCAGAACCGGTCGCCTGGGAATAAGCGGCCTTATTCTCTGACG GTGGACGTGATAGAGAGGAACCCAGGGAGCTACCTGTCTGCTGCAGAAATCCCACTGTCTCGCCTTTACATATATATGGCTGGAGTCTTCTTCACTGCTGCCATGGTCTGGGTGTACACTCTTATGAAGCACAG GTACAGTGTGTTTAAGATCCACTGGCTGATGGCTGCGCTGGCGTTCACCAAGTCCACATCTTTAGTTTTCCACAGT ATCAACTATCACTTCATCAACACCGAGGGACATcctattgaaggctgggccgtCATGTATTACATCACGCACCT GCTGAAGGGGGCTCTCCTGTTCATTACGCTGGCGCTGATTGGCACAggctgggcttttgtcaaatacATCCTGTCTGACAAGGAGAAGAAGATCTTCATGATAGTCATCCCTCTGCAG GTCCTGGCTAATGTTGCCTACATCATCATAGAGTCTACAGAGGAAGGCTCCAGTGAGTACTATCTGTGGAAGGAGATCCTCTTCCTGGTCGACCTCATCTGCTGCGGAGCCATCCTGTTCCCCGTCGTCTG GTCGATCCGTCACTTACAGGAGGCGTCAAGCACAGACGGGAAAG CTGCCATGAATCTGGAGAAGCTGAAGCTGTTCAGGCATTATTACGTCATG ATCGTGTGTTACATCTACTTCACGAGGATCATAGCCATTTTGCTGAAGATCACCATGCCCTTCCAGTGGCAGTGGTGCTATGAG TTTCTGGTGGAAGTGTCAACTCTGTTCTTTTTTGTGCTGACGGGCTACAAGTTCCGACCAGCATCCAATAACCCCTACCTGCAGCTTCCCCAGGACGAAGAGGACGTGGAGATGGACGAAGT AGTGACAGAGTCGGGTGTACTGGAAGGAATCTCCAAAGTGAAGAAGACGTCTAATGgacgcgagcgtcagaaagagCCCGCCCTGTAA